The Polaribacter sp. KT25b genome contains the following window.
TAATAGTTACTTCTATACCTGTATATTCTAAAAAATCGAAGTGTTTTTCATTAAATTCAGTTTTTAATGTTTGGTCTTCATTTCTAGCTTGGTCGTAGTATCCATATTTCCAAAGCATACCAATACCAATCATATTTTGTTTTAGTTCAAATCCAGAACGCATGTGAGAACCTGCTAAAAAACCGAGTCCTCCAGAGTAAATATTAAAAGCCTGATCAATACCAAATTCCATACTAAAATATGCAACTTTCTTTTTGTATTTTGCTGCCGGTTTGTATGGGTGATGCCATTTACTATATATGTGTTCCATAAAATAATCTTTTTTGATTTTAAGTATTAAAAGTAAGGAAAATACACAGTTTATTTTGTTTTAGTAAGTTAAATTTAGGTAATTTAAGTTAATTTATAATGTGTTTAAATTTTTATGATATTAATCATTTTAAGTAGAAGTGGATTTTAAAGGTTTTCTTTATTCTAATTCTGTAAAAACCATCTCAAGCAACGTTTTTGTTGCAATTATTCCTTCGGGTTCAGAAAGAGAGTTCCCTTCATATTCAATACCTATATATCCTTTATATCCTGAGTTTTTTACGATTTTCATCATTCTAAGAAAATCAATTTTTGTTTCATTTCCTTTTTTGTCAAAATCGTAGGATTTTGCACTAATGCCTTTTGCAAAGGGAGTTAGTTCACTAATACCTTTATACCTGTCATATTCAGAAAGACAATTTTTATCAGAATCACGCTTCAAGCAGAAATTGCCGAAATCGGGAAGAGTTCCTACATTTTTTTTGTCAACTTGTTTTATAATACTTGCAAGCCATTTGCCGTTAGAGGAATTCCCTCCGTGGTTTTCTACAATTATATTAATATCTTTTTCTGATGCATATTTACTTAGTTTATTAAGACCATCAATAGCATTTAGAGCTACTTCATCTGCGTTACCTTTACCGGTTGCATTTACACGAATAGAATGAGCTCCTAAATATTTAGCAATATCTATCCATGCATAATGGTTTTCTACTGTTTTTATTCGCTCCTTCACATTTGGATTTCTAAGATTTCCTAAACGATCACACATAATTATGCCAACGCTTACTTTATTCTCATCACATCTTTGCTTAAAAGTTTTCCAATAGGTTTTGTCATTTACTTTTTTTAGATAAAAGCTATTTACAAGTTCAATAGAATAAATGCCATATGAGGCTGCTATTTTAGGAAAATCCATTGGATCTAAGCTACCGTCTTTAAAAGCTCTATGTAAAGACCATTGGGCAAGTGATATTTTAAAATCTGAAGTAGATTTTGCTTTGATGGTTAATTTTTGGTCAGTTATTTTTGATGATTTTGGTTTAGAATTACAAGAAAGTAATAAAAAATTAACAAATAAAAGGAGTATAAATTGTACAAATGAAGGTATAGGTTTGCTTATCATCGTTTTTTAATTAAGATTTTTAATTTTTATTTCTCTAAATTCAATTCCTTGACCTTCTGCTTGTAAAGCGATAAAACCTTCCTTTAGAGGTTTGCCGTCAATTTTTACATGCTTATCATAGCCTTTTACTATTTTACCGCCAATTTGTGGCTTAGTATATTCTAATACCTTATGGTTTTCGACAATATGTTGAATTAACGAGTCTTTATAAACAATTACTTCTCCAGATATCCATTGATTCCATTTATAGGTTTTAGAGCTTGAAGATATACAGTGTTTTGGCTCCATTTCTCCTTTAAAAAACACTTCTGTTCCTGGAGAGCACATATTACCTGTAGGTCTAGATTCTTTTTCTTTTCTCTCAGCTAAAATTTGGTATTCAATAGAAATTGGCCAGTTCTGATCTTTTAATATACTATTTGGATTTTGAGAATGAATCATTATACCACTATTTCTATAAGTGTTGTGTGGAGCATCTTCCATCCATTGATCTGTAAATCTATATTCAAATTTTAAGTGGTAAGAAGAAAAAGGTTTTTCATAATAAAGGTGTCCAAAGCGTTCATTAAATTCAGAATACTCATTGTAATTAATCTGTATTGCACCATTTACGACTCTAAAGGTGTTTGCAAAATTATCGCCTAGTTTATGATGGTTAATTTTGGTAACCCAGCCATTTAAATCTTTACCATTAAAAAGATAAACCCACTTATTATTTTTTTTGGCAGTGTTAGAGGTACATGAGTTTAACGAAATTATTGTAATTAGTGATAGAATTATTTTTAGTTTAAGCATATCTTGTATTTCGATTATAATGTTGATTATTGACGAAGTTATTTTAAATATTTTGCTTTAATGTTAACAAGGATATATAAAAGGTGGCTGAGAGTTTATTTTATGCTATGAAACTATAATTGTATAACTAAATTTTTACAAAAAAGAATCACTTTCTTTTAAGTTAAACTTTTGTTTATTCTTAAAAGAAAGTGATACAAATATTGTTTAAATAAAACTTAAAGAAGTTTACTAGTTTTTTTTATCCAAGGTTTTCCTGTTTTTAGTATTTCTCGTCCGGCAACGTCATTTATTACAATTGATGCCATCATATACCAAGCACTAAAAGCACAAATAATTAATACGATTGCTGCCAAAGTTGTTACCTCTGGAAAACCGAAATGTGCTAAATCCAATAAGATAAAACCTAATGCTAATGTGGTAAAAGTTATTGACATAGCAGCGTGTATAAAAAGTGAACCTATCCAAAAAATAAGCGTTAAAAGGGTAAAACCTACTAAGTAAA
Protein-coding sequences here:
- a CDS encoding sugar phosphate isomerase/epimerase, with translation MISKPIPSFVQFILLLFVNFLLLSCNSKPKSSKITDQKLTIKAKSTSDFKISLAQWSLHRAFKDGSLDPMDFPKIAASYGIYSIELVNSFYLKKVNDKTYWKTFKQRCDENKVSVGIIMCDRLGNLRNPNVKERIKTVENHYAWIDIAKYLGAHSIRVNATGKGNADEVALNAIDGLNKLSKYASEKDINIIVENHGGNSSNGKWLASIIKQVDKKNVGTLPDFGNFCLKRDSDKNCLSEYDRYKGISELTPFAKGISAKSYDFDKKGNETKIDFLRMMKIVKNSGYKGYIGIEYEGNSLSEPEGIIATKTLLEMVFTELE
- a CDS encoding DUF1080 domain-containing protein, whose amino-acid sequence is MLKLKIILSLITIISLNSCTSNTAKKNNKWVYLFNGKDLNGWVTKINHHKLGDNFANTFRVVNGAIQINYNEYSEFNERFGHLYYEKPFSSYHLKFEYRFTDQWMEDAPHNTYRNSGIMIHSQNPNSILKDQNWPISIEYQILAERKEKESRPTGNMCSPGTEVFFKGEMEPKHCISSSSKTYKWNQWISGEVIVYKDSLIQHIVENHKVLEYTKPQIGGKIVKGYDKHVKIDGKPLKEGFIALQAEGQGIEFREIKIKNLN